Below is a genomic region from Rhododendron vialii isolate Sample 1 chromosome 5a, ASM3025357v1.
TTAGAACTCATTGATTCACGGGCCTAAATCTACGGATTTGGATCATGACACTCACTCTATTGACCCATTGTATCAATGTGTGTACAAAGTACTCCTGTAGCCACATAGAGCAAGCTACATGTAATGCAATGCATGTCATGTCACAATGAACAATTACAAATAAAAGTGATAGAggtctgttcaaaaaaatttggagaagcTGATAAAAACAATGGAGAATTAAAGCATAAATAACAGCACATGCACttttgaagttaaaaaaaatgggcaaatttcactttGACCTCACGTACTTTAAGCGAGTTTCACATACAATACCACCTGACTTCATTTTCAAACACTTACACCCACTAAACTTTAGGGCAAAGTTAACACATTGTTAACAGAATGGCCAAAAGTACCAAAAAGTCCCTAACCCTTTGTCCCATCCTTCCGTAGCTAATACAAATATGCACACAACAAATAATGTGTTAGAACTAGAAAAATCAGGGATGATTGCGGCTCACGACTATGAATGCATGCGTAAATATTGTGGGGGTGATGTTCCAGTTGGAACTCCTTTCTTGGATCTCTTGAATTTGATTTGGACTTAAGCTCATTCTTCCCAACACAGCTCTACAAAACAGGAAACCATATTAGTGCCTAGCCGATTGAAAATGACTAGTAAGCACTCTGATGGCTAAGTAAGTCCCACTTCAAAGAATGGAAGTACAGAGTTAGACTGAGGAAGGGCGGCGTCCCTCTCCAGATTTTGTCTTGTACCATATATAAGGAGTTACTTGCCTTGGTCTCCAAGATAGCTTGTGCTGAGTTCGTGTCTCTCACGATGTCACAAATAACCGCTTTTGATGTAATGCATAACAATTGTCCGGTGCCACATTGTCAAGTGACTGAGCCACGCGACCAGACCAAACAATTTCGTGCTGATGTGTAGCCAACATAGCTACATGTAATCTTCAAAGAGTCGACCCGATGCCTCGGCCTGTTCGCGAACGTCCGGGCAAGGCGACCAATTTTATTGCCAATGAGCAGTAGTGTGGACGCCCCCCACGGCAGAGGCATCGCCACACAGTGAGTTGGCGTATCAGCAAAAATTGTTTGATATTGGACATCCATTGTGACATGTCTTGTTTGATTGAAAGTACCTGTTGCGATGTACTTATTCTTTTTTAGAGTTGTCACTAGATTTTAGGAACCAAGAAACCAAAAGAATCGAGATTCCGAGTTCGGGATCCATGGCCCATGAAAATGGTGAGGgtaaggtgttaggcacccctctccGTCCAACCACAAAGATTGGCCTCTACTTGTTTGACATAAAACAGTTTGACACACTTTAATTGATTTCGCAAGTACTTGTTAATTAAGCCATTAACAGATAATGAGTGAGAACAGAATTAAAAACATATACGGGATAAGGGGAAGGAAACATATGCAGAAAACAGAAACAGAGCTTTTGGTCATTAGAAACTCTAGCGATCGCCACGATCGACAAAAATAAATGGTGATCGATAAGGGATATTTGTGCAGGGATTCTCACTAGTGATTGGCTAGTGATTGCCCCACTCCTTATTTCACTGCTACTAAGAGGGCGAGAACGTCAACACTCATTATTTCCCTGCTACTAAGAGGGCGAGAACGTCAACACTCATTATTTCCCTGCTACTAAGAGGGCGAGAACGTCAACACTCATCATACTGACGTGGGCAATACCCAAGAGGAAGTGTGCAGCTCCTCGATAGGTAAAAAATGGCGTCGAATTGACCAGGTTTTCTCACGAAGAGTCAAATGGTCATTTGATATGATAAGTACCCTAAAACATATACTTGTTCTTAGCCTGATGATGAGGCATGTCATTTTTTACAAGAATAGTTCCCTCTCCGATTAACAGTCGAAAAGTGGGTCTCGATAACCCTAATTTGGGCTGAAAAATCATCATATACTTCGGAACATTCAAATCACGATCAGCATCATTGGATGTGcttatttttcatatttgaGTGACATGCCAAGTCTCGTTGCAATCCAAAGACGTTTTACCGTTGAATCGTTACCAAACCTTTAGCGGCTACCGGTAAAACACCCGATTTGAACCCCGGAAATCTTGATCAATCCAAATCAACTCCAGACCTTACCAAACCTCATCCATAGTGATACTACTATAGGTTCCGAAATTGACAGTATTTTGTTCTCGTATTTTGTGAATGAGATTTCTCAATCCAGCGATACAACAACATTCTTATGGTTAGAAAAATTTCCGGACTTGATCTAAAAAATAAGGATAGTGAATTGCTATTATCTAGttagtttggttttgttgtgATGATATATGTTGTTTGTAATGGTGGTTTTGTGGCATATTATGGTATTTTGGCTCATATATATGTAGACAATGTGATGTATAATGTTCAAAAATTCAGCGACCGCAATATAGGGCATTTATGTTTATTAGGTATATATGTCAGAGGTGGTTTTAGTATGATATGGCTATGGCTATGGCTATGGCTATGACAATGACTATGATTATTTGGTATCAAATGTGGTCTTCTGTGTGCTAAATATAGTGTTAATATATGTTATAAAGGTTTAGGTGCTTCAGTAGGCTTTCCAAATACTTAATATAAAGTTGCAGGTGTTTCGGTAGGCTTTCCAAATACTAAACTACTCTTTAAATTCTATTTCTCCCTTTTTAAATTTGACATATGGCAGCCTCTTTCAAACAACAAATCgttatcataaattttttttggtactcgAAGATTCTGTTGCATGTGAGAGTAACTAGGCATACATGAGCGCGCacgccaaaaaaaaatctcgtaTAGCAAATATAGTTTGCTTTGTCTGCGCAAGCAGTGCAATGATATTTTAGTTTGTAAAATACAAAATGGGGAAAGGAAATCGGAAAGTCTAAGCTTACCGACTCAAAATCCCGATCGAAATCCCGACGCCCCACCGGGcacattccggccaccggacggtcaatccgagccgtcccaaaattctaaaaaaataaatggcaTTCAACGTGTGTAGATGACCGACCCAAACAATCCAtctttgtgtttggatcggccaaaaatggagtgctcggatcggccacctaaacacgtcggatgccatttattctcgcgtcagcccactcggtttttttttttttataaaatttttagattgctcggatcagccgtctgGTGGCCAGAGTGTGCCCGGAGGGAGCATCGGGATTCCTCCCATCGGTAACTGTAGCACCACTCAAAGGAAATACACTTTAATGTTAAGTTTTGAAAACATCTCGCGGAAGAGGAGGCAAAATATACTGTCATACACAGATGACTGTGTACTGGGGTTGTTCCAGGGAAACttataaaaacatctaaaaaaatactccaaatttcaatctcatagttttcgatcaaatttttatgatccaaaccattcaatgtatgcataatgtgattttaagggtgcccgcgagaaaatAGCTAAAAACATGACTgaaaagtgcttgttttgagcagtttttaattaaatcgttcaatgaaaactggtTAGATCAAggccttcccagtcatttttttttcctgatttcatGCAAtctctcttaaaatcacgttctgatcacattgagcggctcggatcattaaaatttaatcggaaactatgaaatatttttttagatgtttttataggTGTCTCCGAAACCGTCCCGTGTACCTATCTCAATACAAATGTTTCAAAATAGTTTGAGCACTTGAACTCTAATGGAACTCACGTGAATCAAACAATTTATACATATGCATGTCTGAATTTTTGTGCATATGAAAATGCATACAGATATTTTTCCTTACAtcaaattggtattttttttcacaatgaGGACAACTGCATTGCGAGAGGAGTGAGATGTACAGACGTTTTATGCAAGAAAAGTCTGACTACACATTCTCCATCCCAAaatctttagttttttttcgatatttgtgctattttttaaactcttatatctcataatttataatatttttcataattttggaaattttatattatagatctaatcaaaactatcaaataagatccatattgcatatgcatattttttgagatttatattgaaagatataagattttaaaaaacgGCACAAATACCGAAAAAGTCTAAAaattttgggacggagagagtatttaaGTGCACAAATAGAAACAGTCCAAAATTATATGATACACATGAAAATTTACTCTTTACGATTCCAAGGATTGATCTAATGATCAAGACTTGAGCTTAGGGTTTGCACTCTTCTAATTAACGTTTCAGTTTCGAAACCCCTCTTCAAACAGGTAGTGAAATTAGTATCCAAAATTAATAGAGAGGTCAATACTCCCTTGTGGAGGGAAGAGATGCTTTTGAGACCACCAAATCCAGCACTGCAGATATGTGGCCCCCCACTCGAATTTACTATAAGTAGTATATCTACAAGAGCTTGGGAGAAACTGTGGTTAACCCCACTTGCACCTCTGGTTAAGAGCCATATACATTTCACAGAGTTTTAGTTAATTAAACGGGGAGCATCTACTATGTTTCTTCTTCCCTGGGTCACCTGCAAATTGCAAACCTTTCGCCGCCTTCTACGAGTACccaaattctctctctatacatacatataaatTTACACACATCTATACATATTGAACAACAGTTTCGTTTTCCTTGGAACTCGAAGACAGCTGGCCGTGATGATGATCACAGCTCTTGGGAAAGCTATTTAATGCATAAGGATTTGCGTATGTTGGTCGGTTCGAGGAAATATTACTCAACTTGGACTTTGATTTGGTTTCAAGaggtggggttttttttgtttttttgtttttgttttctttaatttttgctttctCCCTATGGTTGAAATTGATTGATTGAGAAGATGACAAAGAAATTAAGGGATTTAAAATTGGGGTTTCCTTGAGATTACTGGCTGTTTTGTTTATCCCATCTGGGTTTAATTGACTTTTTCTTCTAATGATTGGTTTGCAATAGAATACATAAAATCTTTAACTGAGATGACCCCAACTTGATGATTTTCTTTAGTATCTTATAGTGCAATTAAAGAATTGGGTTTGACTGTTCATTGCTTTGTTAATTATTACTTGTGCTGCTAATTTTTTATTAGTACTGATCATGACACAAgtgagagattttttttcccagtcaAATATTTATATAAAAGGTATGTTTTTGGTATATGGGTATTTATATATGCCCTTCAACTGTCTTATATAGCCACTGTATGGGACTCTCTTTGATGTCATGAAACTTTGTACTTGTTTCTTCAAAGTCGGTTTGTGCTTTTGCTGATGTTACAGTTGTTTGGCGATTTTGGGTTCTTCACTAGTGAATAATACCACAAAGTACAGAAGTTAGCTGTTACTTCATCATGCCTTTATCAGAGTTTTATGCGATGGCTAGAGGGAAGGTTGGATCTGTTCAACAGAAAACAACCCCATATTCAACTGATCAATCTCCTCTGTAAGTTTGATTTCAATCAAATTATGTAATGTTTCAGATCTCTGTCCTGTAGTATATCCCTTGTTGAGGCCCATTACTCCCTTTTTTCCTCTTGAATTGTCTTTAGTTTAttgtgctgtttttttttttcctggaaaGATTATTGATGTGTTCACTTGAATGTGTGTGAGGTTTCAATTGTCTTGGTTTCACTAGCTGAGACCCATTTATGCTTTGTTTCCCTTGTTCTAGCTTGAATTGTCCTCATGTTACTGCTCTTTCAGGAATAAAAAAATGGTGATGGGTTCagttgaattataaaaaaattcagtcCCATCTGTTAAATTATAGAATACTAAAGGTCTCTATTGTTATAGTTTCTCTAGTTGAGTACTTAGAGACCCATTATTGCGTCTTCCTTTTTTCCCCCTGTTCTATGCTGTATTGACTTTATCTTCTGGTTTGTTCTGGGGAAAGGGTTTTTGAATGCATACTTGAAAATGAGTTTGTTGAACTAGTTTGCGGATATGATCATAAAATGAGTTTGCTGAACTAGTTTGGGGATATGATCACATTATGATGCAAGTACCATACAGTAGAGCTAGTAGAAGCCCTATTTCAAACTACTTAGTTTAATTTCActttgttttagaaaattaagggttttattgttttagtttcgGCGGTTGATACTCGTTACTTCTTTTTGTCTATGTGGAATTATCTTTTATGTTACTGCTTTTTTCTGGAAAAGTTGGTGATGGATTTTGTCCGTTTGGATGCAGACGCGATAATGAGTTTGTTGAGCTAGTTTGGGATAATGGTCAGATTATGATGCAAGGCCAGTCAATTAGAAGAATCCCCATTCCAAACAATTTTCAATCTCAAACTATGAAGCTTAGAGACAAAGATCCAGGGAATGTTACCAATTCCAAGACTGGAAAGTTTGGGACATTGGAATCTGGTTTCAACAATTTTGCAACAGCAACGCCATCGGGGGAAATGGGATTAAGTCAAGATGATGACACGGTACCTTGGTGGAGCTATCCCTTTTCTGATTCTCTACAACATGATTACTGTTCTGAATTATTGCCTGAATTATCTGGTGTTACCGTAAATGATATCTCTGCACAAAATAGTTTCTCATCGATCGACAAGAGAAATAGTTGTAACCAAACAATCAGGGGTACAACTATTATATCTGGGCAGAATGGTTTTAGTTTAGAACTGGTAAACGGATCCAATGTTTCTTCTTCAGAAGTTGGCAAGTCTTCTAGATCAAGAAGTGGCCAGTTCTTTCCATGGTCTTTCCAGGAAAGTCCTGCACCGATTCCCTCTCTTAGATCTGGAGTTTCAGGTGTTATTAGTAATGATACCAGGAATACAAAGCATGATAGTTGCGGGGATTCCATTCAGGCTCAGCTTTCGGCAGATGATTTGTCTAGCATAAAGATTCAGAAGCAAGATTCAGGACTACCCAACGCTAGCTCTAGTTTTATGAACTTCTCGCACTTCTCCAGACCTGCTGCATTTGTTCGAGCTAATCTCCAAAATGTTGGTGCTATGGGAGGTGAGAATAAGGGGACAGCTCCAAGTAGTAGCATTCTTGCTGAACCCATGCTTGTTGATTTGAGTAATGGCTTAAGAAATGAAATGGGTTCATATAGCCAACCTAATTCGGTCCCACCCAAGGTAGATGCAAAACCTGTGGTGGCTAAGCCACTGGAGGAGCCACATGCTGTTTATCAAGAAGATTCTGATAAGAATGATAAGTTGCCAAATCAAGTATTGGGTGCTAGTGCATCTGAAGGAATGCCAGATGGTGAGAAGACTAGAGATCCACTAGTTGCTTGTTCATCAGTGGGTTCTGGAAATAGTGCAGAGAGAGCTTCAAATGATCCAACACAtaatttcaagagaaaatatCGGGAGACTGACGACTCTGAAGGCCGCTCTGAAGTATGTTGAAATATTAGATTGTACTAAAACTTTTCTAGTCTTCCCATTTTGTTTCCTTTAAGAGATAAAAGTTTTACACAGGACGTTGAAGAAGAATCAACTGGTGTAAGAAAAGCAGCTGCTGTTCGAGGAGCTACAGGTTCGAAAAGAAGCCGAGCAGCAGAAGTGCATAATTTATCAGAAAGGGTGAGAACCTCAACCCCCAAATTCGAATAATGATGCGGATATTGGATCCTGTTATATTTGCATTTGTGTTTTTGCACCTGGATTCTGAGATCTATatatttgaatctttttttggttttacaaACAGAGGCGAAGAGATAGAATTAATGAGAAGATGCGTGCCCTACAAGAGCTTATACCTAACTGCAACAAGGTACGCAATAATTCTCTTCATTTCCTTGCCAACCTTAATATCTGCAACTTGTATAGAAGATGTAATGTTGACGAGCTTCTAGCTCCTTTTGCTTCCCAACTTCATCTTGATTTTGATGTCATAGAAGTGGAATCCATTTTATATAGTGTGCATGACCTTTTACCTCATGCTTGGTTAATGGATCATGGTAAGTGCACTTACATTTTAGAAAAATGCAGTTTCTGAATTTGAGAAGCACTAACTGGTTTGAAAGGCCATCCTCGATGCTGTTGCCATTTGAATTGTACTATTCTGGCCAAAGTGGCGGCCCTCTAACTTCAAACCCACTTTTCCTTGTTCATCGTTTTGATCTCTTACCTCTATACCATCCAAATGGGCCCTAAATGACATTCTATTAGTCTTTAAGTAATTGTAACCTTTTTCTATTGGTTAACTTAGCGTTGTGGTATTATAAGGTGGACAAAGCTTCAATGCTCGACGAAGCCATTGAATATTTGAAGACACTCCAACTTCAAGTGCAGGTGAAACTTCTCTCTTTGAACTAGTTTATCAGTTATTTCCTTCCAGAATTTGCATAATCAACATTTCCTCAATTGTATCCtcattttttgaagattatgtCGATGGGAGCTGGGTTGTATATGCCGCCAATGATGGTTCCAACAGGGATGCAACATATGCATGCAGCTCATATGGCACAATTTTCACCCATGGCTGTTGGCATGGGACTGGGGATGGGTATGAATGGTGGATCTCTCGGATGGCCCACGATTCAGGTACCCTCGATGCAAGGACCACATTTCTCTGCCCCGCGTCCCCAACCCATTTTGGGGACTACCAATTTCCAAGGGATGGGTGTATCTAACCTTCAAGTTTTTGGGCATCCTGGTCAAGGACTTGCCATGTCATCGCCAAGGGCGCACTTGATGCCTTTGCCAGGAGGGCCTCCTATAAATTTAGCTGGGGGACTGAATGCCAATGGGACGGCTGCTGCTGTGGAAGTTCCAAATTCGGCTCCAACAACTAACTCAAAGGACTTGTTAGGGACCACTAACTCACAAATGGTGCACAATACTGATGCTAGTAGCTCAATGAACCAGGAATCTAGTCAGGTTTGTGAGTTATATGTCATGAAGAATTCCATTTCGTAGTGGCCGACATATACATACGTTTACATATTTCTTCGATGTGAGGGTTAAGACACAATACACTCCTACTGGCTACTGTACTTTTAGCACTTTCGAAATTCTGGTAAAAGTGTGAAAAGGATAGACCAAGTGGACGTCATTAATCAAACCAATTACACGTTCAAAACTCCGTTCTGCGGGAAAGAAATTAGTTTCGTGTGTTTGGGGATTTGATACAAAGAAAGTGGTAAATAGTTGCGCACGTTGTTTGTGAGAAACATGAGAGTTCAAGTAACTCAGATGCTCTCTTGCAACAGAAATGTCTAGCTTTTTTCTATAAGGAATGTTACATTGTCTATCAAaatagggaatgacttcggtgtccccggtcattttggggacaccgtaacttttagcataacaaaaccaatataagtataaccaaaatccattacaagcataacagaaccatagcaaggcataaccaaaaccataacaaggcataacttatttgttatgccttggttgggtttagttacgccttggttagttttttggatattccttggttatgccttgtttgggttctgttatgcttgtaattgattttagttatgctcttaatggtaaagttatgccaaaaattatggtgtccccaaagtgaccggggacaccatagcatcatcccaaAAATATTGTTTCTGGGTTTCAGATGCAAGGGAATAATCTTGACAACCGATCTTAAAGCATTCTATGTTCCTCGGTATTTTCTCTgcaaattcataatttttgggCTGTTTTAGTTTTAAGGTTTTAGGTGCCCTTGGAGATACAGCCTTGTATACTTTcatcaattaaaatattattattcaTTTAATCAAGAAGAAATGCCATGTTAATCTTTTTCATGGGTATTTAGTAACTAGTATATTGCACACGAACAGAAACTACTTAGATTCTACGTACTTGAGCAAAATATTTGCTTCTCATTTTCAAGAAGTTGAGTATCTGAATTTAGGTTTCCTGTTAAACTTGTTTAGTTTGTAATGCCAGTGTCAGGCGACTAACAGATGAGCGATGAAGATTTTTGCTTGACCAGGGAAAAATGACTCTGCCTAGTAGTAGACCAGCTTGTAAGGAGAAAATTGCATTGTTCTACTTGATCTGCCACTGATGTAATAAATTTAACGAAGTGTTTATGAAATGAAAGACTGAATGTGCACTTGTATATGCAGGTTGTGACTTAAATCAACTGCGAAACTTCATCAGAGAATGGAATCATTTTGTTGCATTCGAAACTGTTGTTTGTTCATCTGACTGGGATAGACATCGAAGAAAACTTCTGTTTGATATAGTTCTCCTTTGTATGTACATTCATATACAGGGTTCTTGCATTTTGATCAATCAATAGATTAGACTTCCCAGTAAACGTGTTCAGAACTGTATTCTAGATTTGTATTTATCCATGTTTTTGAACTAGTGAAACAATGACTAGCACACCCcacccgccccccccccccccgcggctctctctctctggtttttGTTGTGGTGAATTGGTAATGGCTTCATAATGCAGCATTGGATGGAATAATTtggtattgaatttttttctgtaACTCGTTCAATAAACTTCTATGCAAGTCTTTTTAACAGTTATTCAGGTTCTTGGATTTAGACAAATTTACCAAGGAATGGCACTGTTAATTTAACGCTCAAAAATACTTTAAATTGGTTCCTTTTGAGAAATTCCATTTGGTCAATGTGGTGCAattactttttcaaattttgctaTCCCTTCAAAATTTGTGCTTCGcattgtcttttgtttttttttgttttttgggggcGGGGGTGGTGGGTGGGTGGGAGAGGACGGTAACTTCCATATGCACAGTTGATAAGAAAGTACGACTTGAGtctgttttagattttgaaaacattttttacCGAGATTTGAAcgtaagagttttaaaaattgcttacttttcatttttttttcaaatttgaaaaaaatgttcATCCTTAGCTTTGAATTTGAAGGTGGCAATTTTTTGAGGGCTTATGTGGCAAATTGAGAGCATCTTCAGCCTTCattcatatttttcctcaaatttgagtcaaattttggataaaaatccattttgtgtagacacatctccaaccatcaaacccaaattttacaaatccccctctttctctctctctaactagccgttagagaaatgggtcaaggcaaaaattgtctcagatttgggcaaaaaaatgggtaaaacccaaaatgggaaagggtttgggtcaaagattggagagagatttttgtggtttttgccccatttttaaatttgagtcttaaaatgggtcaagattggagatgctctgacGTCTCCAAATTTGACATGTTCAAATTCTCCTCTCCAACCCATAGCTTCAAATTTGGAGtcattttgcttcttttttttttttgaaaacttttgttCTCAAATGATCGctttttctaaataaaaaaaaaagacgtgaCGTTTTCTTTGAAAATGGTATGGATAAAGGTCATGCCAAATCTACTATGGATTTAGTTTTTTAAATGACAGCTGGATTAAAGCTGGTGTTGGCTTCAAAAGtgacatttattttttcaaatgacAGTAGAGTTGGACGTGGTGTTTGCTTCAAGGGGAAATTACATATCAGTGGAGAAAGGAGTAAATAATGCCCAAGTGATGAAgagattttttcaaaatttcataaatatggaacggaggaaaaataattcctcatacatgaaacggaggaaaaataattccccatacatggagtcCGAATCTGGATATCCTAAGTTGCCATTTCcatgaatttaagttgccccttctatgtaCCTAAGTTACCCCTTTTATGAAACTAAATTGCTCATTCTATGAATTTCCTgggtattcaatttcttgagtatTTCTTTAATCTCCTTatcatttctattattttttgagaaatttgaaatttgggttacttgtagatttgcatgaaacggaccaACTGAAATTCTCTAtgcatgaaacggaggaaaaaaattcccaaaacaagaagtcggtttgtagtcaaatctgagtttgaatctaagttgccccttctatgaatttaaattgcccCTTCTATGCACTTAAGTTACCCTTTCTATGAACTTAAATTGCTCCTTAATTAGCTAGTAGTAGAacttcttcacattttcaagtaaaaccaaacaaaaaaatttaagtggcaattcctaaaatttaaaagaaaaagtataaagtggatgcaagaaaatatatatcttattttctctatcatttctctttctaaaaaattagccaaaatacactaatctcaaaatactttaaaaactcaaatctacAAGTAACCCAGATCTCAAATTTCTctgaaaataatagaaatgataaggagattgaagaaatgctcaaaaaattgaatatttaagaagttc
It encodes:
- the LOC131326497 gene encoding transcription factor PIF3-like isoform X4, with protein sequence MPLSEFYAMARGKVGSVQQKTTPYSTDQSPLRDNEFVELVWDNGQIMMQGQSIRRIPIPNNFQSQTMKLRDKDPGNVTNSKTGKFGTLESGFNNFATATPSGEMGLSQDDDTVPWWSYPFSDSLQHDYCSELLPELSGVTVNDISAQNSFSSIDKRNSCNQTIRGTTIISGQNGFSLELVNGSNVSSSEVGKSSRSRSGQFFPWSFQESPAPIPSLRSGVSGVISNDTRNTKHDSCGDSIQAQLSADDLSSIKIQKQDSGLPNASSSFMNFSHFSRPAAFVRANLQNVGAMGGENKGTAPSSSILAEPMLVDLSNGLRNEMGSYSQPNSVPPKVDAKPVVAKPLEEPHAVYQEDSDKNDKLPNQVLGASASEGMPDGEKTRDPLVACSSVGSGNSAERASNDPTHNFKRKYRETDDSEGRSEDVEEESTGVRKAAAVRGATGSKRSRAAEVHNLSERRRRDRINEKMRALQELIPNCNKVDKASMLDEAIEYLKTLQLQVQIMSMGAGLYMPPMMVPTGMQHMHAAHMAQFSPMAVGMGLGMGMNGGSLGWPTIQVPSMQGPHFSAPRPQPILGTTNFQGMGVSNLQVFGHPGQGLAMSSPRAHLMPLPGGPPINLAGGLNANGTAAAVEVPNSAPTTNSKDLLGTTNSQMVHNTDASSSMNQESSQVVT
- the LOC131326497 gene encoding transcription factor PIF3-like isoform X3; the protein is MPLSEFYAMARGKVGSVQQKTTPYSTDQSPLRDNEFVELVWDNGQIMMQGQSIRRIPIPNNFQSQTMKLRDKDPGNVTNSKTGKFGTLESGFNNFATATPSGEMGLSQDDDTVPWWSYPFSDSLQHDYCSELLPELSGVTVNDISAQNSFSSIDKRNSCNQTIRGTTIISGQNGFSLELVNGSNVSSSEVGKSSRSRSGQFFPWSFQESPAPIPSLRSGVSGVISNDTRNTKHDSCGDSIQAQLSADDLSSIKIQKQDSGLPNASSSFMNFSHFSRPAAFVRANLQNVGAMGGENKGTAPSSSILAEPMLVDLSNGLRNEMGSYSQPNSVPPKVDAKPVVAKPLEEPHAVYQEDSDKNDKLPNQVLGASASEGMPDGEKTRDPLVACSSVGSGNSAERASNDPTHNFKRKYRETDDSEGRSEDVEEESTGVRKAAAVRGATGSKRSRAAEVHNLSERRRRDRINEKMRALQELIPNCNKVDKASMLDEAIEYLKTLQLQVQIMSMGAGLYMPPMMVPTGMQHMHAAHMAQFSPMAVGMGLGMGMNGGSLGWPTIQVPSMQGPHFSAPRPQPILGTTNFQGMGVSNLQVFGHPGQGLAMSSPRAHLMPLPGGPPINLAGGLNANGTAAAVEVPNSAPTTNSKDLLGTTNSQMVHNTDASSSMNQESSQCQATNR
- the LOC131326497 gene encoding transcription factor PIF3-like isoform X2 — translated: MPLSEFYAMARGKVGSVQQKTTPYSTDQSPLRDNEFVELVWDNGQIMMQGQSIRRIPIPNNFQSQTMKLRDKDPGNVTNSKTGKFGTLESGFNNFATATPSGEMGLSQDDDTVPWWSYPFSDSLQHDYCSELLPELSGVTVNDISAQNSFSSIDKRNSCNQTIRGTTIISGQNGFSLELVNGSNVSSSEVGKSSRSRSGQFFPWSFQESPAPIPSLRSGVSGVISNDTRNTKHDSCGDSIQAQLSADDLSSIKIQKQDSGLPNASSSFMNFSHFSRPAAFVRANLQNVGAMGGENKGTAPSSSILAEPMLVDLSNGLRNEMGSYSQPNSVPPKVDAKPVVAKPLEEPHAVYQEDSDKNDKLPNQVLGASASEGMPDGEKTRDPLVACSSVGSGNSAERASNDPTHNFKRKYRETDDSEGRSEDVEEESTGVRKAAAVRGATGSKRSRAAEVHNLSERRRRDRINEKMRALQELIPNCNKVDKASMLDEAIEYLKTLQLQVQIMSMGAGLYMPPMMVPTGMQHMHAAHMAQFSPMAVGMGLGMGMNGGSLGWPTIQVPSMQGPHFSAPRPQPILGTTNFQGMGVSNLQVFGHPGQGLAMSSPRAHLMPLPGGPPINLAGGLNANGTAAAVEVPNSAPTTNSKDLLGTTNSQMVHNTDASSSMNQESSQMQGNNLDNRS
- the LOC131326497 gene encoding transcription factor PIF3-like isoform X1, giving the protein MPLSEFYAMARGKVGSVQQKTTPYSTDQSPLRDNEFVELVWDNGQIMMQGQSIRRIPIPNNFQSQTMKLRDKDPGNVTNSKTGKFGTLESGFNNFATATPSGEMGLSQDDDTVPWWSYPFSDSLQHDYCSELLPELSGVTVNDISAQNSFSSIDKRNSCNQTIRGTTIISGQNGFSLELVNGSNVSSSEVGKSSRSRSGQFFPWSFQESPAPIPSLRSGVSGVISNDTRNTKHDSCGDSIQAQLSADDLSSIKIQKQDSGLPNASSSFMNFSHFSRPAAFVRANLQNVGAMGGENKGTAPSSSILAEPMLVDLSNGLRNEMGSYSQPNSVPPKVDAKPVVAKPLEEPHAVYQEDSDKNDKLPNQVLGASASEGMPDGEKTRDPLVACSSVGSGNSAERASNDPTHNFKRKYRETDDSEGRSEDVEEESTGVRKAAAVRGATGSKRSRAAEVHNLSERRRRDRINEKMRALQELIPNCNKVDKASMLDEAIEYLKTLQLQVQIMSMGAGLYMPPMMVPTGMQHMHAAHMAQFSPMAVGMGLGMGMNGGSLGWPTIQVPSMQGPHFSAPRPQPILGTTNFQGMGVSNLQVFGHPGQGLAMSSPRAHLMPLPGGPPINLAGGLNANGTAAAVEVPNSAPTTNSKDLLGTTNSQMVHNTDASSSMNQESSQVCELYVMKNSIS